The Bacillota bacterium genome includes a window with the following:
- a CDS encoding MBL fold metallo-hydrolase — MRWLGHASFLVELPGGPVWVTDPPDPAVGYPEPEVRADVVTVSHEHYDHNHVASIRGRPLVLRGLAPGGGWAQVDEAVGNARFRSVGVYHDARQGAERGRNAFFVVEADDGQGGRRRYAHAGDLGHVPGPEQVAAIGPVDLLMIPVGGFFTLEPEEVLRAVERLRPRVVVPMHYATSRTQGGPGRRGLPIQPLERFLALWKGPVRSLPDDAPLESSPLPAETEVWAFETFR; from the coding sequence GTGCGCTGGCTAGGTCACGCTTCGTTTCTCGTCGAGCTTCCCGGCGGGCCGGTCTGGGTGACCGACCCGCCCGATCCGGCCGTCGGCTACCCCGAGCCGGAGGTGCGGGCGGACGTGGTCACCGTCTCCCACGAGCACTACGACCACAACCACGTGGCCTCGATCCGCGGCCGCCCGCTCGTCCTGCGCGGCCTGGCGCCCGGCGGCGGCTGGGCGCAGGTGGACGAGGCCGTCGGCAACGCCCGCTTCCGCAGCGTGGGCGTCTACCATGACGCGCGCCAGGGCGCCGAGCGCGGGCGGAACGCCTTCTTCGTGGTGGAGGCGGACGACGGGCAGGGTGGCCGCCGGCGCTACGCCCACGCCGGCGACCTGGGCCACGTGCCCGGGCCGGAGCAGGTCGCGGCCATCGGTCCCGTCGACCTGCTGATGATCCCGGTGGGCGGCTTCTTCACCCTGGAGCCGGAGGAAGTGCTGCGCGCCGTCGAGCGCCTCCGCCCCCGCGTGGTGGTGCCCATGCACTACGCCACCTCGCGCACGCAGGGAGGCCCCGGGCGGCGCGGGCTGCCCATCCAGCCGCTGGAGCGCTTCCTGGCGCTCTGGAAGGGGCCGGTCCGGAGCCTCCCCGACGACGCGCCGCTGGAGAGCTCGCCGCTGCCGGCGGAGACGGAGGTCTGGGCCTTCGAGACCTTCCGCTGA
- a CDS encoding molybdopterin molybdotransferase MoeA, translated as MQLFEVRSVAEVLALIEREFAPLEREAERVPLEEAAGRVLAEELAAPENVPGFDRSTVDGYAVRAAETTGASESLPAMLKLAGAVAMGRAAERPLGPGEAVYVPTGAMLPPGADAVAMIEHVEELDDLVNVLRPVAPGENVIRRDEDLRAGEPLLPPGHRLRVQDLAALAAAGRSEVPVRPRLGVAVLSTGDEVRPATSPHLEPGEVRDVNGVTLSAAARADGARVRYAGIVPDDEAELARRAAALLAENDVLLLSGGSSVGTKDMTERVIAGLGRPGVLVHGVALHPGKPALLARIGEKAVVGLPGHPVSALLIYHLFVRPILARLDGERPRPPRPLWRARLARNLASHPGESTYVRIRLVEREGELWAEPVFGKSGLVGTLLEADGFLAIPPEREGFRQGETVEVFPLV; from the coding sequence ATGCAGCTCTTCGAGGTGCGGAGCGTGGCCGAGGTGCTGGCGCTCATCGAGCGGGAGTTCGCGCCGCTCGAGCGCGAGGCCGAGCGCGTGCCGCTGGAGGAGGCGGCCGGGCGCGTGCTGGCGGAGGAGCTGGCCGCGCCCGAGAACGTGCCGGGCTTCGACCGCTCCACCGTCGACGGCTACGCCGTGCGGGCGGCCGAGACCACGGGGGCCTCGGAGTCGCTCCCCGCCATGCTGAAGCTGGCGGGCGCCGTGGCCATGGGCCGCGCCGCGGAGCGGCCGCTGGGCCCGGGGGAGGCCGTCTACGTCCCCACCGGCGCCATGCTGCCGCCGGGCGCCGACGCCGTGGCGATGATCGAGCACGTGGAGGAGCTGGACGACCTGGTCAACGTCCTGCGCCCGGTGGCGCCCGGGGAGAACGTGATCCGGCGCGACGAGGACCTGCGCGCCGGCGAGCCGCTCCTGCCCCCCGGCCACCGCCTGCGCGTCCAGGACCTGGCCGCGCTGGCCGCCGCAGGGCGGAGCGAGGTGCCCGTCCGCCCGCGCCTCGGCGTCGCCGTCCTCTCCACGGGGGACGAGGTGCGGCCGGCGACAAGCCCGCACCTGGAGCCGGGGGAGGTGCGCGACGTCAACGGCGTCACCCTGTCCGCCGCCGCCCGGGCGGACGGCGCCCGGGTCCGCTACGCCGGCATCGTCCCCGACGACGAGGCCGAGCTGGCGCGCAGGGCCGCCGCGCTGCTGGCCGAGAACGACGTGCTGCTCCTGTCGGGGGGAAGCTCGGTGGGCACCAAGGACATGACCGAGCGCGTCATCGCCGGCCTGGGCCGGCCGGGCGTCCTGGTCCACGGGGTCGCCCTCCACCCCGGCAAGCCTGCGCTCCTGGCCCGGATCGGCGAGAAGGCGGTGGTGGGGCTTCCCGGCCACCCGGTCTCGGCCCTGCTCATCTACCACCTCTTCGTGCGGCCTATTCTGGCGCGCCTGGACGGGGAGCGGCCGCGTCCGCCGAGGCCGCTCTGGCGGGCCCGGCTGGCGCGGAACCTGGCCTCGCACCCCGGCGAGAGCACCTACGTGCGCATCCGGCTGGTGGAGCGGGAGGGCGAACTCTGGGCGGAGCCGGTCTTCGGCAAGTCGGGGCTCGTGGGCACGCTGCTGGAGGCGGACGGCTTCCTGGCCATCCCCCCCGAGCGGGAGGGGTTCCGCCAGGGCGAGACGGTGGAGGTCTTCCCCCTGGTCTGA
- a CDS encoding molybdopterin biosynthesis protein: MTKKRERTLYLQDVPLEEARRRWLEAVSLPARVEEVPTAEAAGRVTAAPVFARLSSPAYPSAAMDGIAVRAADTFEARETRPVRLRREEQFVEVDTGDPLPEGFDAVIMAEHLHWVDAGTVEILEPARPWQHVRPVGEDVMAAELLLPDRHRLRPVDLGALLAGGVLRLPVLARPTVAILPTGDELVEPSERVERGQIVEFNSVVFAAYLREWGAEPVRFPPTPDDPEALRRRLEEALEGHDLVLLNAGSSAGSEDYSEEVLASLGEVLVHGVATHPGKPVLLGRARGKPVVGLPGYPVSAYLALDWFVRPLLARALGQPLPRRPRVRALAGRRIVSAMGTEDFVRVTVGSVGGRLVAQPLSREAGATMSLVRADGLLVVPPGSQGYEQGEEVEVELLRDPAELEQNIVVTGSHDMALDLLAGELRRIEPGLRLVSTHAGSMGAIFALRRREAHFGGLHLLDPESGEYNLPYVRKYLAGVPLAVVHLTYRSQGWIVAPGNPLGIRDAGDLARPEVRFVNRQRGAGTRLLLDQLLARAGVEPAAVRGYEREETTHLGVAAAVAAGTADVGLGVLSAARAMGLDFVPVAEERYDLCFARDFYESPRGRLVRSLIASPAFRRSVEALGGYDCRDAGTVWLEQ; the protein is encoded by the coding sequence ATGACCAAGAAGCGCGAACGGACGCTCTACCTGCAGGACGTCCCCCTGGAGGAGGCGCGCCGGCGATGGCTGGAGGCGGTCTCCCTGCCCGCCCGGGTGGAGGAGGTCCCCACCGCCGAGGCCGCCGGGCGCGTGACGGCGGCCCCGGTCTTCGCCCGCCTCTCCTCGCCGGCCTATCCCTCCGCGGCCATGGACGGGATCGCCGTCCGCGCCGCCGACACCTTCGAGGCGCGCGAAACCCGGCCGGTCCGGCTCCGCCGGGAGGAGCAGTTCGTCGAGGTGGACACCGGCGATCCGCTGCCCGAGGGCTTCGACGCGGTCATCATGGCCGAGCACCTGCACTGGGTCGACGCCGGGACCGTCGAGATCCTGGAGCCCGCGCGCCCCTGGCAGCACGTCCGTCCCGTCGGCGAGGACGTGATGGCGGCCGAGCTGCTCCTGCCGGACCGGCACCGGCTCCGGCCGGTCGACCTGGGCGCGCTGCTGGCCGGCGGGGTCCTCCGCCTGCCCGTCCTGGCGCGCCCCACCGTCGCCATCCTGCCCACCGGCGACGAGCTGGTGGAACCGAGCGAGCGGGTGGAGCGCGGCCAGATCGTCGAGTTCAACAGCGTCGTCTTCGCCGCCTACCTGCGCGAGTGGGGCGCGGAACCCGTCCGCTTCCCCCCCACCCCGGACGACCCCGAGGCGCTTCGCCGGCGCCTGGAGGAGGCGCTGGAGGGCCACGACCTGGTCCTCCTCAACGCCGGCTCCTCGGCCGGCTCCGAGGACTACTCGGAAGAGGTGCTGGCCTCGCTGGGCGAGGTGCTGGTCCACGGGGTGGCCACCCATCCCGGCAAGCCGGTGCTGCTGGGACGGGCGCGCGGGAAGCCGGTGGTGGGCCTGCCCGGCTACCCGGTCTCCGCCTACCTGGCCCTGGACTGGTTCGTCCGGCCGCTGCTCGCCCGCGCCCTCGGCCAGCCGCTGCCCCGGCGGCCGCGCGTCCGCGCCCTGGCCGGCCGCCGCATCGTCTCCGCCATGGGCACCGAGGACTTCGTCCGCGTCACCGTCGGCTCCGTCGGCGGCCGGCTCGTCGCCCAGCCGCTCTCGCGCGAGGCGGGCGCCACCATGTCGCTGGTCCGCGCCGACGGCCTCCTCGTCGTGCCGCCCGGCAGCCAGGGCTACGAGCAGGGGGAGGAGGTGGAGGTGGAACTGCTCCGCGACCCGGCCGAGCTGGAGCAGAACATCGTCGTCACCGGCAGCCACGACATGGCCCTGGACCTCCTGGCGGGCGAGCTGCGACGGATCGAGCCCGGCCTCCGCCTCGTCTCCACCCACGCCGGCTCCATGGGCGCCATCTTCGCCCTCCGGCGCCGGGAGGCGCACTTCGGCGGCCTCCACCTCCTCGACCCGGAGAGCGGCGAGTACAACCTGCCCTACGTGAGGAAGTACCTGGCCGGCGTCCCGCTGGCGGTCGTCCACCTCACCTACCGCAGCCAGGGCTGGATCGTCGCCCCGGGCAACCCGCTGGGCATCCGCGACGCCGGCGACCTGGCCCGCCCCGAGGTCCGCTTCGTCAACCGCCAGCGCGGCGCGGGCACCCGGCTGCTCCTGGACCAGCTGCTGGCCCGCGCCGGCGTCGAGCCCGCGGCCGTCCGCGGCTACGAGCGCGAGGAGACCACCCACCTGGGCGTGGCCGCGGCGGTGGCCGCGGGCACGGCCGACGTCGGCCTGGGCGTCCTCTCGGCGGCGCGGGCCATGGGCCTGGACTTCGTCCCCGTAGCCGAGGAGCGCTACGACCTCTGCTTTGCGCGCGACTTCTACGAGAGCCCGCGCGGGCGGCTGGTCCGCTCGCTCATCGCCTCGCCCGCCTTCCGCCGCAGCGTGGAGGCGCTGGGCGGCTACGACTGCCGCGACGCCGGCACCGTCTGGCTGGAGCAGTAG
- the lgt gene encoding prolipoprotein diacylglyceryl transferase: MNEVDPRQSEEAGAGVQRRLPAWFWAVAGLVGAGVLVWLLRPVFAGKVAVHPVLLQLGPLSVRWYGVLIAGSFIPGYYLARPYAARLGVDADTLINFTVVVAVAGFVGARAGFVIQNLAYYGRHPLDALATWQGGLSIHGALVAGLLAAWLFSRRLPRRVGLWGMLDVAMPSVLLGQAIGRWGNFFNQELYGYPTNLPWKMYIAPEHRLPGYENVAFYHPTFLYESLWDAAGAAFLFWYRGRPFARRGDELWLYLVTYSVGRFWVEFFRMGGTMIAGLTLAQWVSLLLVAVGAAGWLWNRRRRQEPEGEPEEAAAVTGGGDPCAG; this comes from the coding sequence GTGAACGAGGTCGACCCGAGGCAATCCGAGGAAGCCGGCGCCGGCGTCCAGAGACGGCTTCCGGCCTGGTTCTGGGCGGTGGCCGGGCTGGTGGGGGCGGGCGTGCTCGTCTGGCTCCTGCGCCCGGTCTTCGCCGGCAAGGTGGCGGTCCACCCGGTCCTTCTCCAACTGGGCCCGCTGAGCGTCCGCTGGTACGGCGTCCTCATCGCGGGCTCCTTCATCCCCGGCTACTACCTGGCGCGGCCCTACGCGGCCCGCCTGGGCGTCGACGCCGACACCCTGATCAACTTCACCGTGGTCGTCGCCGTCGCCGGCTTCGTCGGCGCCCGCGCCGGCTTCGTCATCCAGAACCTGGCCTACTACGGCCGCCACCCGCTGGACGCGCTGGCCACCTGGCAGGGCGGCCTCTCCATCCACGGCGCCCTGGTGGCGGGCCTCCTGGCCGCCTGGCTCTTCAGCCGGCGGCTGCCGCGGCGGGTGGGGCTGTGGGGGATGCTGGACGTGGCCATGCCCAGCGTCCTCCTGGGGCAGGCCATCGGGCGCTGGGGCAACTTCTTCAACCAGGAGCTGTACGGGTACCCCACCAACCTGCCCTGGAAGATGTACATCGCCCCCGAGCACCGCCTGCCCGGTTACGAGAACGTCGCCTTCTACCATCCCACCTTTCTCTACGAGTCGCTCTGGGACGCCGCCGGCGCCGCCTTCCTCTTCTGGTACCGCGGGCGCCCCTTCGCCCGGCGGGGCGACGAGCTCTGGCTCTACCTGGTCACCTATTCGGTCGGCCGCTTCTGGGTCGAGTTCTTCCGCATGGGCGGCACCATGATCGCCGGCCTGACGCTGGCGCAGTGGGTCAGCCTGCTCCTCGTCGCCGTCGGCGCGGCCGGCTGGCTCTGGAACCGGCGCCGGCGCCAGGAGCCCGAGGGGGAGCCCGAGGAGGCGGCCGCCGTCACGGGGGGTGGCGATCCGTGCGCTGGCTAG
- a CDS encoding aldehyde ferredoxin oxidoreductase C-terminal domain-containing protein — protein sequence LLKTFQDLHAFSDSMDVCKFSAFAERAENYARQFSAVTGWSITAEDVMRIGERIYNLERYYNNLAGFTGKDDTLPRRFLEEPAAGGSEGSVVHLAEMLREYYALRGWEDGVVPEAKLRELGIEPPAKERLEGRTRAA from the coding sequence CTGCTCAAGACGTTCCAGGACCTGCACGCCTTCTCGGACTCCATGGACGTCTGCAAGTTCTCCGCCTTCGCCGAGAGAGCGGAGAACTACGCCCGGCAGTTCTCGGCCGTGACGGGCTGGTCCATCACCGCCGAGGACGTGATGCGCATCGGCGAGCGGATCTACAACCTGGAGCGGTACTACAACAACCTGGCCGGTTTCACCGGCAAGGACGACACGCTGCCGCGCCGCTTCCTGGAGGAGCCGGCGGCGGGCGGGAGCGAGGGCTCGGTCGTCCACCTGGCGGAGATGCTCCGGGAGTACTACGCGCTCCGCGGCTGGGAGGACGGCGTCGTCCCCGAGGCCAAGCTGCGCGAGCTGGGCATCGAGCCGCCGGCGAAGGAGCGCCTGGAGGGGCGGACCCGGGCCGCGTAA